The following are encoded together in the Cicer arietinum cultivar CDC Frontier isolate Library 1 chromosome 2, Cicar.CDCFrontier_v2.0, whole genome shotgun sequence genome:
- the LOC101501555 gene encoding receptor-like cytoplasmic kinase 176, translated as MGCCLSARIKAESPPRNGLSSKDGSKDNGLSGRTTPTTGPPTPRTEGEILNSSNMKSFTFSELKIATRNFRPDSVVGEGGFGAVFKGWIDEHSLVPVKPGTGVVIAVKRLNQEGLQGHSEWLTEINYLGQLHHPNLVKLIGYCFEDDQRLLVYEFLTKGSLDNHLFRRASYFQPLSWSIRMKIALDAAKGLAYLHSDEAKVIYRDFKTSNILLDSKYNAKLSDFGLAKDGPAGDNSHVSTRVMGTYGYAAPEYMATGHLTKKSDVYSFGVVLLEIMSGKRTLDNNRPSGEHNLIEWAKPYLNSKRRIFQVMDARIEGQYTLRQAMKVADLAVQCLSVEPRFRPKMDEVVRALEELQGSDDTIEGAGSSRDRNIRRSVHSSRSNGPRQHRSKQSETKL; from the exons GTTTGAGTTCAAAGGATGGTAGCAAAGATAATGGCTTGAGTGGTCGCACCACTCCCACTACCGGGCCTCCAACTCCTCGAACTGAGGGCGAGATTTTGAATTCTTCAAATATGAAGAGCTTCACCTTTAGTGAGCTgaaaattgctacaagaaatttTCGTCCCGATAGTGTGGTTGGTGAAGGTGGATTTGGAGCTGTATTTAAAGGGTGGATTGACGAGCACTCACTCGTACCGGTTAAACCTGGGACTGGAGTCGTTATTGCTGTCAAGAGACTTAACCAAGAAGGTTTGCAAGGACATAGTGAATGGTTG ACAGAAATCAATTACTTGGGACAGCTGCATCATCCTAATCTTGTGAAATTGATTGGTTACTGCTTCGAAGATGACCAACGGCTTTTGGTATATGAGTTCTTGACCAAGGGCAGTTTAGACAATCATTTATTTAGGA GAGCTTCTTACTTTCAACCGCTTTCTTGGAGTATCCGAATGAAGATTGCTCTTGATGCTGCTAAGGGTCTTGCATATCTTCATAGCGATGAAGCAAAAGTGATATATAGAGACTtcaaaacatcaaatatattactTGACTCG AAATATAATGCAAAACTTTCCGATTTTGGCTTGGCAAAGGACGGGCCTGCAGGCGATAATAGTCACGTCTCTACGAGAGTAATGGGAACATACGGCTATGCGGCTCCCGAATATATGGCCACAG GTCATTTGACCAAAAAGAGTGATGTATACAGCTTCGGCGTTGTGCTCCTCGAAATTATGTCCGGAAAACGTACACTTGACAACAATAGGCCATCCGGGGaacataatttaattgaatggGCCAAACCTTACCTAAACAGCAAACGCCGTATCTTCCAAGTTATGGATGCTCGCATCGAAGGCCAATACACGTTGCGTCAAGCAATGAAAGTAGCTGACCTTGCGGTTCAATGCTTGTCTGTCGAACCAAGATTCAGACCAAAAATGGACGAGGTCGTAAGGGCATTGGAGGAACTTCAGGGTTCCGATGATACGATCGAAGGAGCGGGAAGCTCTCGAGATCGAAATATTAGAAGGAGTGTTCATAGCTCAAGGAGCAATGGTCCTAGACAACATAGAAGTAAACAAAGTGAAACAAAACTATGA
- the LOC101501870 gene encoding uncharacterized protein, protein MMSLLHHCSMPLARVVRPSPRTRAAVSFATSCSTRTNSQSQVLLGLSENDLQQLSLSFGQQGFRGKQLYHLIYKRKLRDIQEFIQVPQAFRNELEEAGWKVGRSPIFNTVVAADGTVKLLLKLEDNRLIETVGIPVEDDKGSVRLTACVSSQVGCPLRCSFCATGKGGFSRNLRSHEIVEQVLAIEEVFKRRVTNVVFMGMGEPMLNLKAVLEAHHCLNKDIQIGQRMMTISTVGVPNTIKKLASHKLQSTLAVSLHAPNQKLRETIVPSAKSYPLDALMSDCKEYFKETNRRVSFEYALLAGINDAVEHAVELAKLLHAYGSGYHVNLIPFNPIEGSEYRRPYRKAVQAFSDALESSKITVSVRQTRGLDANAACGQLRNNFQKTPLATDSDNLEPQLPNMDLAVTG, encoded by the exons ATGATGTCTCTTCTTCATCACTGTTCTATGCCCCTCGCACGTGTGGTGCGTCCTTCTCCTCGCACACGTGCTGCCGTTTCCTTCGCAACCTCTTGTTCCACTCGCACGAATTCTCAGTCTCAGGTTCTCCTTGGCTTATCCGAGAACGATCTCCAACAACTTTCCCTTAGCTTTGGTCAA CAAGGTTTTAGGGGGAAGCAACTTTATCATCTTATCTACAAGAGAAAACTCAGAGATATTCAGGAGTTTATTCAAG TGCCTCAGGCGTTTAGGAATGAACTTGAGGAAGCTGGATGGAAGGTGGGGCGGTCTCCGATTTTCAACACTGTCGTTGCAGCTGATGGAACTGTTAAG TTGTTGTTAAAGTTGGAGGACAACAGATTGATTGAAACTGTTGGTATTCCAGTCGAAGATGATAAGGGATCAGTTCGCCTGACAGCATGTGTCTCATCACAG GTAGGTTGCCCACTGCGATGCTCATTTTGTGCCACTGGAAAGGGGGGCTTTTCAAGGAATCTTCGGAGCCATGAAATTGTTGAGCAG GTCTTGGCCATTGAGGAGGTCTTCAAGCGCAGGGTGACAAATGTTGTCTTTATGGGAATGGGTGAACCAATGTTAAACCTGAAGGCAGTACTCGAGGCACATCATTGCTTGAATAAG GATATACAAATTGGGCAAAGAATGATGACTATCTCTACCGTTGGGGTTCCAAATACAATAAAGAAGCTAGCTTCTCACAAACTTCAATCCACTTTAGCTGTGAG CCTACATGCTCCTAACCAGAAACTAAGGGAGACAATAGTTCCAAGTGCGAAGTCCTATCCATTGGATGCACTTATGAGTGACTGCAAGGAATACTTCAAGGAAACAAATAGACGGGTTTCCTTTGAATATGCACTTTTAG CTGGAATCAATGACGCAGTAGAGCATGCGGTAGAACTCGCTAAACTACTACATGCATACGGAAGTGGTTATCATGTCAACCTGATACCTTTTAATCCAATAGAAGGCTCCGAATATCGCCGTCCTTACAGGAAAGCA GTTCAAGCATTTTCCGAtgctttggagtcatctaaAATAACTGTGAGTGTACGCCAAACCAGAGGCTTAGACGCAAATGCAGCTTGTGGGCAACTACGAAACAATTTCCAGAAAACTCCTTTGGCAACAGACTCTGACAATCTGGAACCCCAGCTACCAAATATGGATCTTGCAGTTACAGGTTGA